The following proteins come from a genomic window of Emys orbicularis isolate rEmyOrb1 chromosome 9, rEmyOrb1.hap1, whole genome shotgun sequence:
- the LOC135883976 gene encoding tubulin alpha-3 chain: MPSDKTIGGGDDSFNTFFSETGAGKHVPRAVFVDLEPTVVDEVRTGTYRQLFHPEQLITGKEDAANNYARGHYTIGKEIVDLVLDRIRKLADLCTGLQGFLIFHSFGGGTGSGFASLLMERLSVDYGKKSKLEFAIYPAPQVSTAVVEPYNSILTTHTTLEHSDCAFMVDNEAIYDICRRNLDIERPTYTNLNRLIGQIVSSITASLRFDGALNVDLTEFQTNLVPYPRIHFPLATYAPVISAEKAYHEQLSVAEITNACFEPANQMVKCDPRHGKYMACCMLYRGDVVPKDVNAAIATIKTKRTIQFVDWCPTGFKVGINYQPPTVVPGGDLAKVQRAVCMLSNTTAIAEAWARLDHKFDLMYAKRAFVHWYVGEGMEEGEFSEAREDLAALEKDYEEVGVDSVEAEAEEGEEY, from the exons ATGCCCAGTGACAAAACCATTGGAGGTGGAGATGATTCATTCAATACTTTCTTCAGTGAGACAGGGGCTGGTAAACATGTGCCCAGAGCTGTATTTGTGGACCTCGAACCAACTGTGGTTG ATGAAGTACGTACAGGCACTTACAGGCAACTATTCCATCCTGAACAACTCATTACTGGGAAAGAGGATGCGGCTAATAATTATGCCAGAGGCCATTACACCATTGGAAAAGAGATTGTTGATCTAGTGCTAGATCGCATTCGCAAGCTG gCTGATCTGTGCACAGGGCTGCAGGGATTCCTCATCTTCCATAGTTTTGGAGGAGGCACTGGCTCTGGATTTGCATCTCTACTCATGGAAAGGCTTTCTGTTGATTATGGCAAAAAGTCCAAACTAGAGTTTGCCATTTACCCAGCACCACAGGTTTCTACTGCTGTAGTGGAACCCTACAACTCCATCCTAACTACGCACACAACATTGGAGCATTCTGACTGTGCCTTCATGGTagacaatgaagccatttatgaCATATGTCGTCGCAATCTAGACATTGAGCGTCCTACTTATACCAACCTAAATCGACTCATTGGGCAAATTGTCTCATCCATCACAGCTTCATTGCGTTTTGATGGAGCCCTCAATGTAGATCTGACTGAGTTCCAGACCAATCTTGTCCCATACCCACGAATCCATTTCCCACTGGCAACATACGCGCCTGTCATCTCTGCTGAAAAAGCATACCATGAGCAGTTGTCTGTGGCTGAAATTACCAATGCTTGTTTTGAGCCAGCTAACCAGATGGTAAAATGTGACCCTCGCCATGGCAAGTACATGGCCTGCTGTATGTTATACAGGGGTGATGTTGTTCCCAAAGATGTTAACGCAGCCATTGCCACTATCAAGACTAAGCGAACCATTCAGTTTGTGGATTGGTGTCCAACTGGATTCAAG gtGGGCATTAACTACCAACCTCCCACTGTAGTGCCAGGAGGCGACTTGGCCAAGGTGCAGCGTGCTGTGTGTATGTTGAGTAATACAACTGCTATTGCAGAAGCCTGGGCTCGTCTTGACCATAAATTTGATTTGATGTATGCGAAGCGTGCCTTTGTACACTGGTATGTTGGAGAAGGGATGGAGGAAGGAGAATTTTCTGAAGCCCGGGAAGATTTGGCTGCGCTTGAGAAAGATTATGAAGAAGTGGGTGTAGATTCTGTGGAAGCAGAAGCTGAAGAAGGGGAGGAATATTAA